The DNA sequence aaatccttttatgaaaataaaCAAGTTTTCTTTAGTATCTCATCTACCCTAAGCTTTCATTTTTAAAActtcagaaaagaaaataaaaatatgtgaATGGCTATGAAAAAAGCCATATGTACTACTCAAAATCAGCCTCacctttgcattgttcttttttcattttgaaaaatataaataagtgGAGTAGGatggaatgaaaattttggGTAATGAGTATGAAAATACATTTTGGGCTTGGGAAGCCTCGAGTTTGGCTTTTGATCTCTGAAATTCTGTGCTAATTAAAAACCTTATCGTTATGGACCTACAGAAATTTCTAGTTACAGAAGCCAAGAACTTCTTGGGGCTCACTCTGTGACTCTGCAATAGCCAGTCTATAAGAATTGTGTATCGGCCAGTCTCTATATGAATGTCTGAAATAGGTATGCTCTCTTCCTTTCTGAATGTTTGCTGTCTCCTTGTTTGCATATGCCTTCAGATGCTGATGTGAGACTTGCTCGTAGATTAAGACGAGACACTGTTGAGAGGGGCAGGAACGTAGACTCTGTTCTTGAGCAGGTAAGGCCTCACTCTTGAACAATCTCTTTGGAGACTACTTGGTGCATCGCTTAGTTCATAAGATTGGGAATACATAACCATGTTTCCTGTTGAGTTTTGTAAGAGAAGAGTATGACTCTATAGTaattttttcaatttgaataaTCACATCGAGAGCATTATGCTTATCATGCAGTATGCCAAGTTTGTCAAGCCTGCTTTTGATGATTTTGTTCTCCCCTCAAAGAAGTACGCTGATGTGATCATTCCCCGGGGAGGCGATAACCATGTTGCTATTGACTTAATTGTACAACATATTCGCACAAAGCTTGGTCAGCATGACCTTTGCGAAATATATCCTAATGTGTACGTTATACAGTCCACGTTTCAGGTATGCCTTCTGTTTTATGTTATTTGGTGTTGTAAGCATATTCTTcaccttttgttttttggggGAGTCAAAACTTTGTAATTTTGGCTTTGACTTGTGACACTAGTAAAAGTTAATTACTGCTGATCTTCTAGTGCATAAAAGTAAGAAAACTTGCTAAACCTTGTTTCCTGCGCTTCTTGCATCTTTGACTCTAGACTTTTAATAGTAAATGTTTTTTGTGACCGACTTagtctttgttgttgttgttgttttttttttttttaacatttctATAATTTAGGCATGCAAACTATAATATGTAATTTTTAGTTCTGAAAGGATTTCACAATCACATTTCATAGACCTTAATCTAGTTGTTCTCATATTACAGATTAGAGGCATGCATACACTGATTCGAGACCGAGAAATATCAAAGcatgattttgtattttattcaGATCGCCTAATTTGTCTGGTAATTTTTGTTTCACGCCTTACTCAAGTTTCATTTATACCATAGTTCAGCTTCTATGTTCTTATACTTTGATGTGGTCTCTAGGTTGTGGAGCATGGCCTTGGTCATTTGCCTTTCACAGAGAAACAAGTGATAACTCCACCAGGTGTGCCCATTATGTTTCGCCACCCTGTTCTTATTGCTTGTATTTATGTGCATCTCTATGAATCACTGATATGAAGCTTCATACATGTTTGGTCGCTGACAAATAGTGGCAGCTTATGTTTCTGTCTGGTCTTTCATTGGATCTTGTGTCTACTTTTATCTCTGCACATTTAGACATGTTCTGCAGAAGGAATAGTCTGCATGTTTTTAAATTTGGTCTTTTCTTGTATTTCAGGATCTGTGTATACTGGGGTTGATTTCTGCaagaaattatgtggagtttcAATTGTTCGAAGGTGAGCTTTAAATCAGGTATTGTTTTTCAGAAGTTACAATTATGTGGCAGTCAGACCTGTGCACTTGAATATTTGGGTAACTGGGTTGGTTACCATTTTTTCTGTAGAATTGTGATGAATCCAATTCTATTCCAGCGCTTTTCTAGGTGTTTTGGAAGataataataaattattatCCTTCATATATCTTGGTCTCTTGTTTACACATACCAACAACCTTTTCTTGTTTGTTATGATTAGTGGTGAGAGCATGGAAAATGCATTACGTGCATGTTGCAAAGGAATAAAAATTGGGAAGATCTTGATTCATCGTGATGGAGACGATGGCAAACAGGTGACATTATGTTTATGAAGTAGGATTAACTTTGCCAAGAACTAAGCCACTCCTCTCTCAAATTTGATAAAACTTCTGTATAATTGAGTTATTCCACCTCAAGCAGCTTATATATGAGAAGCTCCCCAAGGATATTTCAGAGCGTCATGTCCTGCTGCTAGACCCTGTACTTGCTACAGGTAATTCCATTACTTTTCTATAAGCTTGGTTCTGCATCTTTGCTATCTGCATGTACTGAGGAAAAGTAGTTGGTGATGTAAGAAAACTTTGTACTCTAATTGCCCAAAATATGATGAAGAATTTTTGGCCCATGTTAATAGAAGCATTTTTAAACATCCATACTTGCTGATGATCAAAATGCAATGACCAATCTGAGTGTGACTTGTAGGTAATTCTGCTAACCAGGCTATTGAACTACTCATACAGAAGGGGGTTCCTGAATCACATATAATATTCTTAAACCTTATATCTGTGAGTACTTCTTGATGCTTGCTGATTACATATTAGAATTTACATTATGAACTATGCTGATTTACCACTATTTTAATCTGCTTTAGGCTCCTGAGGGAATTCATTGTGTTTACAAACGATTTCCATCCTTGAAGATCGTCACTTCAGAGATTGATATTGCCCTCAATGAAGAATTTCGTGTCATACCAGGGTTGGGTGAATTTGGGGATCGTTACTTCGGCACAGATGATTGATCATGGATAAGTGATCCTAATCAGGCTGTGGCCTTGAAATAGATCGTTATGCAGAAACACCAAGGAGATATGTTTATGCAACTCCTGCCAGGGACTTGTCTTCAACTTTTGAATTATGGAATGTATTGCCCTTATGTCTTAATTACGGTTTGATTGCTTGAATCGGTCAAATTGCAGTATATAAACAGTGTGATGTCAGCAATATCATATGCCCTCGTATGCAATTTGTAAAAATTTGGAAATTTCAAAGCAATATAGCCAAGAATTGGAGGTCTAGAGTCTGGTATGTGCTCCGTGCTTGTTCCCATTTAACTCGAACACCTATTCCAATGTTATTATGACCAAGACAAAAACACCTCAAGTCTTTTACGGGTCTGAAAATGTATATATGAATCCCAAGGTTGAtttctccaaaaaaataaaaataaaaataaaataaaaaataaataaaaaaataaataaaaaataaaaaataaaatcccaAGGTTGAAAATTTCCTCAGGTAATTTCTTATTTCCAACGTCTGGGTGAGAGTCGGCATCACATTGAATTGGACTTCTTTGCATAATGGCAGGTTCCATGAATTAGGTCTTATATGGTCGACCTTACTGGACTTGTCGCCATTGAATAGAACTTGCAAAGCCTTGGTGTTAGAAAATGGTGTCCATTTTATATGGTGAATGTCGGTATGAATGATATGGAAGTCCTGTAATCACGTGTTAGAAAATGGTGTCCATT is a window from the Rosa chinensis cultivar Old Blush chromosome 2, RchiOBHm-V2, whole genome shotgun sequence genome containing:
- the LOC112189792 gene encoding uridine kinase-like protein 1, chloroplastic gives rise to the protein MAEETKTTVDYRMERASGPHFSGLRLDGLLSSSPNSSPFSASPLSLRSSAADSSNLADSNAAKQPFVIGVSGGTASGKTTVCDMIIQQLHDHRVVLVNQDSFYRGLTPEESERVHEYNFDHPDAFDTEQMLECVQKLKSGQSVQVPIYDFKIHRRSSDSFRQVNASDVIILEGILVFHDQRVRNLMNMKIFVDTDADVRLARRLRRDTVERGRNVDSVLEQYAKFVKPAFDDFVLPSKKYADVIIPRGGDNHVAIDLIVQHIRTKLGQHDLCEIYPNVYVIQSTFQIRGMHTLIRDREISKHDFVFYSDRLICLVVEHGLGHLPFTEKQVITPPGSVYTGVDFCKKLCGVSIVRSGESMENALRACCKGIKIGKILIHRDGDDGKQLIYEKLPKDISERHVLLLDPVLATGNSANQAIELLIQKGVPESHIIFLNLISAPEGIHCVYKRFPSLKIVTSEIDIALNEEFRVIPGLGEFGDRYFGTDD